The Winogradskyella schleiferi genome has a window encoding:
- a CDS encoding YgiQ family radical SAM protein, translated as MKNKLQLSDWLPTTNKEVKIRGWETLDVILFSGDAYVDHPTFGPAVIGRMLESFGLRVAIVPQPNVNDNLQDFEKLGKPRLFFGVTGGCMDPMVSNYNANKKKRDKDAYTPNGDIGFRPDYASSVYSNILKEKWPDTPVLIGGIEGSLRRVTHYDYWSDQLMPTILETSKADMLVYGMGEQPLREIIRLLEKGVPFSSLNTINQTAVLLNKEESIPKNSNWEDVEIASHETCLKDKKQYASNFKVIEQESNKLAARRIFQKVGNKMLMINPPYPTMTEAEIDASFDYPYTRLPHPKYNKRGPIPAFEMIKFSINIHRGCFGGCSFCTISAHQGKFIASRSQESILKEVDTVANMPDFKGYLSDIGGPSANMYQMKGKVQSICDKCVAPSCISPVICSNLDTSHKPLTELYQAVDKHPKVKKSFIGSGIRHDMLVPEFNKNADPKELDDYTEEVMTKHVSGRLKVAPEHTSDPVLKLMRKPSFKYFHKFKERFDKINIKKGLKLQLIPYFISNHPACEVEDMANLAAETKDMGFQLEQVQGFTPTPMTVATVIYYSGYHPYTLKKVKTPISKKEKDEQHRFFFWYKDENKAWIKKTLNKLGRQDLLQVLLPEKTEKWRKNKPKGEAKNTFNDAVPFNQRKNEDKVRFKSKKRKKKSRR; from the coding sequence GTGAAGAATAAACTACAACTTTCGGATTGGTTGCCTACCACAAATAAAGAGGTGAAGATTCGCGGATGGGAAACACTCGATGTGATCTTGTTTAGTGGAGATGCCTATGTGGATCATCCAACGTTTGGACCTGCGGTTATTGGCCGTATGTTAGAGAGTTTTGGATTGCGTGTGGCTATTGTTCCGCAGCCTAATGTGAATGATAACCTTCAGGATTTTGAGAAATTAGGGAAGCCAAGACTATTTTTTGGGGTTACTGGTGGTTGCATGGATCCTATGGTAAGTAATTACAATGCGAACAAGAAGAAGCGTGATAAGGATGCTTATACACCGAATGGTGATATTGGTTTCAGACCAGATTATGCTTCCTCTGTTTATTCTAATATCTTGAAAGAAAAATGGCCAGATACACCAGTTTTGATTGGTGGAATTGAAGGGTCATTACGTCGTGTGACGCATTACGATTATTGGAGTGACCAACTGATGCCAACTATTTTAGAAACGTCTAAAGCTGATATGTTGGTTTATGGGATGGGCGAACAACCATTAAGAGAAATTATTCGTTTGCTAGAAAAAGGTGTTCCGTTTAGTAGTTTGAATACCATTAATCAAACCGCAGTACTTTTAAATAAAGAGGAGAGCATTCCTAAGAACAGCAATTGGGAAGATGTAGAAATTGCTTCGCATGAAACTTGTCTAAAGGACAAAAAACAATACGCTTCCAATTTTAAGGTTATTGAACAAGAATCCAACAAATTGGCTGCGCGACGAATTTTTCAGAAAGTAGGCAATAAGATGCTGATGATTAATCCGCCTTATCCAACGATGACCGAGGCTGAAATCGATGCGTCGTTCGATTATCCTTATACCCGATTACCACATCCAAAATATAATAAGCGAGGACCGATTCCTGCGTTTGAAATGATCAAGTTTTCCATCAACATTCATCGTGGTTGTTTTGGTGGTTGTAGTTTTTGTACCATTTCGGCGCATCAAGGCAAATTTATTGCGTCCCGAAGTCAAGAATCGATTTTAAAAGAAGTGGATACGGTTGCTAATATGCCAGATTTTAAGGGCTATTTATCTGATATTGGAGGTCCAAGTGCCAACATGTACCAAATGAAAGGGAAAGTACAATCTATTTGCGACAAATGTGTGGCACCAAGTTGTATTTCGCCAGTCATCTGTAGTAATTTAGATACGTCCCATAAACCTTTGACGGAATTATATCAAGCCGTCGATAAACATCCGAAGGTAAAAAAATCGTTTATAGGTTCTGGAATCCGACATGATATGTTGGTACCGGAATTCAATAAGAATGCGGACCCAAAAGAGTTAGACGATTACACCGAGGAAGTGATGACGAAACATGTTTCAGGTCGACTTAAAGTAGCACCAGAACATACCAGTGATCCTGTTTTGAAACTGATGCGTAAACCTTCGTTTAAATACTTCCATAAGTTTAAAGAGCGTTTCGATAAGATTAATATTAAGAAAGGCTTAAAGCTGCAGTTGATTCCTTATTTTATATCTAATCATCCAGCTTGTGAAGTTGAGGATATGGCCAATTTGGCTGCTGAAACCAAGGATATGGGTTTCCAGTTAGAACAAGTTCAGGGCTTTACACCAACACCAATGACGGTTGCTACTGTTATTTATTACAGTGGTTACCATCCGTACACACTTAAGAAAGTAAAAACACCAATTTCTAAAAAAGAGAAAGACGAGCAACACCGTTTTTTCTTTTGGTACAAGGACGAAAACAAAGCATGGATTAAAAAAACCTTGAATAAACTGGGTCGTCAAGATTTACTTCAAGTATTACTACCAGAAAAAACTGAAAAGTGGCGTAAAAACAAACCAAAAGGAGAGGCCAAAAACACCTTTAATG